The following are from one region of the Cataglyphis hispanica isolate Lineage 1 chromosome 16, ULB_Chis1_1.0, whole genome shotgun sequence genome:
- the LOC126855590 gene encoding LOW QUALITY PROTEIN: fatty acyl-CoA reductase 1-like (The sequence of the model RefSeq protein was modified relative to this genomic sequence to represent the inferred CDS: inserted 1 base in 1 codon), with amino-acid sequence MDKETIDAAKSIPAFYAGQSLFLTGATGFLGKVLIEKILRCCPNIREIFILMRPKKGLSINERIEKMLNLPLFDKLREEQPSNIKKLIAISGDTSQENLSLSTVDRQMLIERVTIVIHNAASXKFSDSLKDAILINTRSTRDICILAESMKNLIALVHISTAYSHLEKPVIEEKVYPPIVDWRKFIKVAESLDEHTLNVFTAKCLDNAPNTYIFSKKLAESIIGEYSLSLPCAIVRPSVVICTLKDPIPGWIDNFNGPIGLLTFSAKGFLRVLYGNGHISQNNVPVDSVINTIILVIWKLGLTTFTPGSTCFVVNYTLPNEHSIKLEEITTRGDKILEEIPLEGLYFWTPHTFFTKNAIMYYVLTILWHILPAMIIDSVLKFSGRQPMIFEIQRKIYVANRAVQYFMFNKWKFDNANSQDLMSLIPFNNREMFSINLSDIDVTKYIRIEIIGIKKYLLHEDMNRLDVAKAHYKRLRLFVATFKTIISVAILWMIYKWICF; translated from the exons atggATAAGGAGACGATTGATGCAGCCAAATCAATTCCTGCGTTTTACGCTGGgcaaagtttatttttgacaGGCGCAACAGGATTTCTAGGCAAAGTACTCATCGAGAAGATATTGAGATGTTGCCCGaatattcgagaaatatttatattaatgcgcCCAAAAAAAGGACTGAGTATTAATGAGAGAAtcgaaaaaatgttaaacttaCCG TTATTCGACAAATTACGAGAGGAACAGCCTtcaaatatcaagaaattaattgcgaTTTCTGGCGATACCAGTCAAGAAAATTTAAGCTTGTCGACAGTCGATAGACAAATGCTGATTGAAAGAGTGACTATAGTAATTCATAACGCTGCAT TGAAATTCTCCGACAGCCTAAAGGACGCCATACTTATTAATACCAGATCAACGagagatatatgtatcttGGCTGAAAGTATGAAGAATCTAATA GCCTTAGTACATATTAGCACTGCATATTCACATTTGGAGAAACCAGTTATAGAAGAAAAGGTGTATCCGCCTATAGTCGATTGGCGGAAATTTATCAAAGTGGCCGAGTCATTGGATGAGCATACCTTGAATGTTTTTACAGCTAA ATGCTTGGATAATGCTCCcaatacgtatatattctcGAAAAAGTTAGCGGAGAGTATAATAGGGGAATACTCCTTATCTTTGCCTTGTGCGATTGTGAGACCATCCGTAG tGATATGTACGTTGAAGGATCCAATTCCAGGATggatagataattttaatggtCCAATAGGACTATTAACTTTCAGCGCCAAAGGATTCTTACGGGTACTGTATGGTAATGGccatatttcacaaaataatgtaCCAGTAGACAGTGTCATCAACACTATAATTCTTGTAATTTGGAAACTTGGATTGACAAC tttcacACCAGGATCCACATGTTTTGTCGTAAATTATACTTTACCTAATGAACACAgtataaaattagaagaaattaCAACCAGAGGAGATAAAATCCTAGAAGAGATACCCCTCGAAGGACTCTATTTTTGGACGCCTCATACGTTCTTTACTAAGAATGcaataatgtattatgtattgaCAATATTGTGGCATATCTTACCAGCTATGATAATAGATTCAGTTCTCAAATTTTCAGGACGTCAACCTAT GATATTTGAAatacagagaaaaatatatgtggcCAATCGTGCtgtgcaatattttatgtttaacaaATGGAAATTTGATAATGCAAATAGTCAAGATTTAATGTCACTTATACCATTCAATAATCGAGAAATGTTCTCGATTAATCTGTCTGATATAGATGTTACAAAGTATATAag GATTGAAATAATAggtatcaaaaaatatcttttacatgAAGACATGAATCGATTAGATGTAGCTAAAGCACATTATAAAAG gttAAGGTTATTCGTCGCAACATTTAAAACCATCATTTCTGTTGCTATTCTATGGATGATATACAAGTGGATAtgcttttaa
- the LOC126855708 gene encoding uncharacterized protein LOC126855708: MTTITCLPDEVIAVILSYNDISIEDVVSFISTCKRFHRALLDRKFWERKFYLRCCAADEKYEYKHEREKLFRQFDFKDLIKKSLMCIKKLYYYISVISNDNFIEARKKKLFSLLHFISKNDLICCLVVEEILQKKYFTSNSIWTNGKDLTHDYNSTIFIRYLKLYSLKYNLEKYAKKPKKKQLLEEVLTIVVQYFHPYISYTFIDMWINDIVHEVLEHLIMSHHKHSIFKKTSEDFSIWSEDDTIPNYWNEMESKQIMDTLEKFVFSQLDDHFYMNFSLFTDIFTIIHLSRCCKKARYTLQNKNSIFFSDTHGYFLEIR; the protein is encoded by the exons ATGACTACGATAACGTGTTTGCCTGACGAAGTGATTGCTGTCATTTTGAGTTATAATGACATTAGCATTGAAGACGTCGTGAGCTTTATTTCCACGTGTAAAAGATTTCATCGGGCTCTACTGGACAGGAAGTTTtgggaaagaaaattttatctgag GTGTTGTGCTGCGGATGAGAAATATGAGTATAAACACGAGCGAGAAAAACTTTTTCgtcaatttgattttaaagatCTAATAAAGAAGAGTCTAATGTGTatcaaaaaactttattattatatatccgtGATATCCAACGATAATTTCATAGaagctagaaaaaaaaaattgttttcattaCTCCATTTTATATCCAAGAATGATCTAATTTGTTGTCTTGTTGTGGAGGAAATATtacagaagaaatattttacttctaATTCAATTTg gacGAATGGAAAAGATTTGACACATGATTATAATAGTACtatatttattcgatatttaaaactatatagcTTAAAATACAATCTAGAAAAATATGCCAAGAAGCCAAAGAAAAAACAGCTTTTAGAAGAAGTACTAACAATTGTGGTACAATACTTTCATCCATACATATCTTACACGTTTATAGATATGTGGATAAATGATATTGTACACGAGGTATTAGAACATTTAATAATGTCCCATCATAAGCATTCTATTTTCAAGAAGACTTCTGAGGATTTTTCAATTTGGAGTGAGGACGATACCATACCTAATTACTGGAATGAAATGGAAAGCAAACAAATTATGGATAcgcttgaaaaatttgtattttctcaattagatgatcatttttatatga ATTTTTCACTGTTTACGGATATATTTACTATCATTCACTTATCACGCTGTTGCAAGAAGGCTCGGTATAcactgcaaaataaaaattctatctttttctctgaTACACATGGTTATTTCCTGGAAATCAGATAA
- the LOC126855709 gene encoding uncharacterized protein LOC126855709, with translation MINTWIFERCAPKNSYYGNHSIAGRLTVVRFSLSSTTVQAGGRNSPITNAENLETTSLYVTNISSELYPLNINKWNDIDWDVIEKFETDPIKITLHLMYEFIEYININKPSLLCCNDIWSFRELYDITKILAYKNIKDEIRLTYKNEFTPPPKKRRRNIKFCVGMIIKYFVDIRVPIGKGVIIGWHYRCRSTILHKNLLLAFPSLCGSNLYNIDLCMHDCKISMFEHTDKTQYFQKLPHYLLLMDNNTLCYAGQYAISKCEPTFIDNAEIGRYFTKFEGTHYVPNAKLSKEYPYDAAVLREILANQ, from the exons ATGATAAACACGTGGATTTTCGAACGTTGTGCGCCGAAGAATTCCTATTATGGAAATCATTCGATCGCGGGTCGTTTAACGGTCGTTCGATTTAGTCTGTCTTCGACGACGGTTCAAGCTGGCGGACGAAACTCGCCA ATCAC TAATGCAGAAAATTTAGAGACAACATCGCTTTATGTGACCAATATATCTTCTGAACTCTatccattaaatattaataaatggaaTGATATAGATTGGGatgttatcgaaaaatttgaaacagaTCCTATAAAG aTAACGCTACACTTAATGTATgagtttattgaatatataaacataaataaaccTTCACTATTGTGTTGTAATGATATATGGAGTTTTAGAGAGTTATATGACATTACTAAGATATTagcatataaaaacattaaagatGAAATAAGG CTTACGTACAAAAATGAATTCACGCCACCGCCGAAAAAGAGGAGAAGAAACATTAAATTCTGTGTGggcatgataataaaatacttcgTAGATATTCGCGTGCCTATCGGGAAAGGAGTAATTATCGGTTGGCATTATAGATGCCGATCCACGATcttacacaaaaatttattgttggcTTTCCCAAGTTTATGTGGAagcaatttatacaatattgacCTTTGCATGCAtgattgtaaaatatcaaTGTTTGAGCATACTGACAAGACACAATACTTTCAAAAACTACcccattatcttttattaatggaTAACAACACATTGTGTTATGCAGGGCAAT atgcCATTTCCAAATGTGAGCCAACATTTATCGATAACGCGGAGATAGGCAGATACTTCACTAAATTCGAAGGTACACATTATGTACCAAacgcaaaattatcaaaagagTATCCATATGATGCTGCTGTACTTCGCGAAATACTTGCCAACCAATAG